The Apium graveolens cultivar Ventura chromosome 11, ASM990537v1, whole genome shotgun sequence genome has a window encoding:
- the LOC141696464 gene encoding uncharacterized protein LOC141696464, with translation MQEEIAQMRTIMRNQSGFEIVSESPLSLVLEKARIDRTLKMPALDHFDGSSDPLAFLNTFDGRMAFFGHSEIARCQFFSTCLQGTALRWYSNLPPRSIDSWRTLKSKFQARFSSNYKGIKVTTSLMTMHQRSGESLWSFLTRFREEITEIPDLIEQMTVNFLTAGIDKSRHELILEEIFEKRPKTLQDAFQIIEHRVMLQEAVSCIQSPRWSSKYERCRIYSPRSPARERRRERRRSPPPRTSDLPQRDRREKDWQPRNQSEREFTKLNTEKTTILAVLKREPDYRPPRPMKPGRPPSSRYCEYHEDTGHTTEQCFQLSNLIEGKIHRGQLVHYVQHDDEPRRHHRGEEDRVIDVIFGGIAVGGLSPNSRKLYAREVFNVNPSATKRPRANPSPFISFSDDDYRPGLIEGHQNALVITTCVGNNTVKKMLVDNGSSVDVLYHHAFSRMDIGDRRLKNSRTPLYGFTGNEVHVVGTVDIPVLFGSPPCQVWKVVKFHMISASSSFNAILGRTTITALRAITSISHLKMKFPTDFGVGEMIGDQATARQCYLTTVSPRKKTDEELDVNQVLDINPRDLVDPPTSNSCSPVEEIEVFEGNPEKTTRISKNLPDQLKKDITCLTREFSDIFAWDPKYMPGIPEVVGRHSLHISKHIRPVRQRHRTFSAEKRAAIDQEINRLLEAHFIEPIQFPTLISNVVLVKKSNGKWRMCIDYSDVNKACPKDFYPLPNIDQLIDVTSGNELLSFMDAFSGYNQIKMDSQDWQQTAFIIHRGVFGYRVMPFGLINAGATFQQMMDKIFTSQIRRNMLIYVDDMITKSKISSDHVLDLREIFENARKNNMRLNPAKCSFGLTAGKFLGFLVTQGAIKKASKSSHFEWSEECEKNFSELKAFLTNPPILTRPLPGGPLKVYLSASDETVAVALVQVDE, from the exons ATGCAAGAGGAAATCGCTCAGATGCGCACCATAATGAGAAACCAGTCAGGATTTGAAATTGTATCTGAAAGCCCCCTGTCGTTGGTTCTTGAAAAAGCACGCATTGACAGGACGTTGAAAATGCCTGCCCTCGATCATTTCGACGGATCTTCGGACCCGTTAGCATTTCTAAATACTTTTGATGGTCGCATGGCTTTCTTCGGCCACTCGGAGATCGCTAGGTGTCAGTTTTTCTCCACTTGCCTTCAAGGCACGGCTCTCCGATGGTACAGTAACTTGCCACCCCGGTCAATCGACTCGTGGAGAACTTTAAAAAGCAAGTTTCAAGCTCGATTCTCTAGCAActacaaaggaatcaaagttacAACATCCTTGATGACAATGCACCAACGCTCTGGTGAAAGTCTCTGGAGTTTCTTAACCCGGTTCAGGGAAGAGATAACAGAAATTCCAGACTTAATAGAGCAGATGACTGTCAATTTCCTGACGGCAGGTATCGATAAATCCAGGCATGAGCTAATTTTAGAAGAAATCTTTGAAAAAAGGCCAAAAACCCTCCAGGACGCATTCCAAATTATAGAACATCGCGTGATGCTTCAAGAAGCAGTAAGCTGCATACAATCCCCCCGGTGGTCGTCAAAATACGAACGATGCCGCATCTATAGTCCACGATCCCCCGCGAGGGAAAGGCGCCGAGAACGTCGCCGATCACCCCCACCACGCACATCGGATCTCCCTCAGAGGGATAGAAGAGAAAAAGATTGGCAGCCCCGCAATCAATCTGAAAGAGAGTTTACTAAACTCAACACCGAAAAGACGACAATTTTGGCAGTGTTAAAAAGAGAGCCAGACTACCGTCCTCCAAGACCCATGAAACCGGGCAGGCCCCCAAGCTCCAGATACTGTGAATATCATGAGGATACTGGCCATACAACAGAGCAATGCTTTCAACTCAGCAATCTCATCGAAGGAAAAATTCATCGAGGACAACTAGTCCACTATGTACAACACGATGATGAGCCCAGGCGCCACCATCGAGGTGAGGAAGATCGTGTAATCGACGTCATTTTTGGCGGTATAGCCGTCGGGGGCCTCTCCCCCAATTCTCGCAAGCTTTACGCTCGAGAAGTTTTTAATGTCAATCCCTCGGCAACTAAACGCCCTCGAGCGAATCCCTCCCCATTCATCTCTTTCTCCGATGATGATTACCGTCCCGGTCTCATCGAAGGCCACCAGAATGCTCTTGTCATCACAACGTGTGTGGGAAACAATACGGTTAAGAAAATGCTGGTCGATAATGGTAGCTCCGTCGATGTGCTATATCATCATGCTTTTTCCCGAATGGACATCGGAGATCGAAGACTTAAAAATTCCCGAACCCCGTTATACGGGTTTACAGGCAATGAAGTCCATGTGGTAGGAACCGTCGACATACCAGTGCTTTTTGGTTCTCCACCATGTCAGGTTTGGAAAGTGGTCAAATTCCACATGATTAGTGCTTCCTCAAGTTTCAACGCCATATTGGGGCGAACAACGATTACTGCACTCCGAGCTATAACATCTATCTCCCACTTAAAAATGAAGTTTCCCACAGACTTCGGTGTTGGAGAAATGATCGGTGATCAGGCAACAGCAAGACAATGCTACTTAACCACCGTTTCTCCAAGAAAAAAGACTGACGAAGAATTAGACGTTAATCAAGTGCTCGACATCAACCCCAGGGACCTTGTTGACCCGCCCACTAGCAATTCTTGCTCTCCCGTCGAAGAAATTGAAGTGTTCGAAGGTAATCCTGAGAAAACTACAAGGATCAGCAAAAATCTTCCTGATCAGTTAAAGAAAGATATCACGTGCCTTACCCGTGAATTTTCTGACATTTTCGCCTGGGATCCAAAATATATGCCTGGAATTCCCGAGGTCGTCGGCCGACACTCTTTACACATCAGTAAACACATCAGGCCAGTGAGGCAAAGACACCGTACATTTTCTGCTGAGAAAAGAGCGGCCATCGACCAAGAGATTAATAGGTTACTCGAGGCCCATTTCATTGAGCCAATACAGTTCCCCACATTGATCTCGAATGTGGTCCTGGTCAAGAAAagtaatggaaagtggagaatgtgcatCGATTACTCAGATGTAAATAAGGCATGTCCTAAAGACTTTTACCCACTCCCGAATATCGATCAACTCATTGATGTAACATCGGGGAATGAACTTCTCTCTTTTATGGATGCCttttcggggtataatcagattaagatggACTCACAAGACTGGCAGCAGACTGCATTCATCATACACCGGGGAGTCTTCGGCTACCGAGTGATGCCTTTCGGTTTAATCAACGCCGGAGCTACTTTTCAACAGATGATGGATAAAATATTCACCTCGCAGATCAGGAGAAACATGTTGATATATGTCGACGACATGATCACAAAGTCGAAGATTTCCTCCGACCATGTGTTAGACCTTCGCGAAATATTTGAAAACGCAAGGAAAAACAACATGCGGTTAAACCCAGCTAAATGCTCATTTGGTCTTACTGCCGGAAAATTCCTTGGCTTTTTGGTCACACAAGGAG CAATAAAGAAAGCTTCCAAGTCCTCGCACTTTGAGTGGAGCGAGGAATGCGAAAAGAATTTCTCCGAGCTAAAAGCATTCCTAACAAACCCACCCATCCTCACTCGACCTTTACCTGGCGGGCCTCTGAAGGTATACCTCTCTGCATCCGATGAAACTGTCGCGGTCGCACTGGTTCAGGTCGATGAATGA
- the LOC141696465 gene encoding uncharacterized protein LOC141696465, producing MTGRLGAWKIELSQFYIEYKPRTAIKARVLSDFVAECQFQAKAQSFDENYLRPWLLFIDGSSTADSAGAGIILISTGGFKVQQALMFEFPATNNFAEYEALIAGLRLTTNLEAEIIDIFGDSQLVSKQISGEFKTHIEKMTQYLEKTQELLKKFSSWKLSNVDREENQWADSLAKLASSNLPINLNPVYVDVLATPAIDEFSINQIQSSSDWRKPFLEYIFDNKLPDEKREARSLMFKARNYCVIGSSLYRRALSEPLLRCLTLEEAHLAMVEVHTGICGDHLRGKNLALKIIRQGLYWLTIQKDYDEYVRKCQACQLHGNVDHRSTTKLNSVLAPCPFFQWGIDIVGPFPKSKHQCQYIVVTVDYATKWVEAKPLSKIREKEMIEFFMEYMVFRFGIPRILVSDNWTQTTPRSSTGETPFRLAYGVDAVLPVEISLNSPRVEVFDPSLALEGLRFHNDLLEETREESQLRMIAQQEKTANYFNKRVKSKHFKIGDLVLRDSAASQPTITGKLKPTWEGPYRVSRIVSMGTYELSHLDG from the exons ATGACGGGTAGACTTGGTGCGTGGAAAATTGAATTAAGTCAGTTCTACATCGAGTATAAGCCTCGAACTGCGATAAAAGCCCGGGTTCTTTCAGACTTCGTTGCCGAGTGTCAATTCCAAGCTAAAGCCCAGAGCTTCGACGAAAATTATTTAAGACCGTGGTTACTATTCATCGACGGATCATCGACAGCCGACTCTGCAGGAGCGGGAATTATTTTAATAAGTACGGGGGGATTCAAAGTCCAGCAAGCTCTAATGTTTGAATTCCCAGCTACAAATAATTTTGCCGAATACGAGGCACTTATCGCAGGGTTAAGACTGACGACGAACCTTGAAGCTGAAATTATTGACATATTTGGAGATTCTCAGTTAGTCTCGAAACAAATAAGCGGGGAATTCAAGACACATATTGAAAAAATGACTCAATATCTGGAAAAAACACAAGAACTACTCAAGAAATTCTCCTCATGGAAACTTTCGAATGTCGATAGAGAAGAGAACCAGTGGGCCGACTCCTTGGCCAAGTTAGCATCCTCCAATCTACCAATCAATCTCAATCCGGTATACGTCGACGTCCTAGCAACTCCCGCCATCGATGAGTTTTCTATCAACCAGATCCAGAGTAGCTCCGACTGGCGAAAGCCATTTCTCGAGTACATTTTCGACAACAAACTCCCAGACGAGAAACGCGAAGCTCGCTCACTCATGTTCAAGGCAAGAAATTATTGTGTAATTGGTTCATCGCTATATCGGCGCGCTCTATCTGAACCACTCCTCCGATGTTTGACATTAGAAGAAGCTCATCTAGCAATGGTCGAGGTACACACAGGAATCTGTGGTGATCACCTCAGGGGAAAGAACCTAGCCCTTAAAATAATCAGACAAGGTCTGTATTGGCTCACAATTCAGAAAGATTACGACGAATATGTTAGAAAATGCCAAGCATGTCAACTACATGGAAACGTAGATCACCGATCCACGACTAAGCTCAATTCTGTCCTCGCACCATGCCCTTTCTTTCAGTGGGGCATCGATATCGTAGGACCCTTTCCAAAATCTAAACATCAGTGCCAATATATCGTGGTCACGGTGGACTATGCTACAAAATGGGTCGAAGCAAAACCTCTTTCAAAGATCAGAGAGAAGGAAATGATTGAATTTTTCATGGAATATATGGTATTTCGCTTTGGAATCCCGCGAATCCTAGTCTCAGACAATTGGACGCA GACAACCCCTCGAAGCTCGACAGGTGAGACCCCTTTTCGCCTAGCGTATGGCGTCGATGCAGTCTTGCCAGTTGAAATAAGCCTAAATTCCCCAAGGGTCGAGGTTTTCGACCCTTCCCTCGCACTCGAGGGTTTGCGATTTCACAATGACTTGCTTGAAGAAACAAGAGAGGAATCTCAACTACGCATGATCGCGCAGCAAGAGAAAACTGCAAATTACTTTAACAAGAGAGTCAAGAGCAAGCACTTTAAAATAGGGGACCTCGTCCTCCGAGATTCCGCTGCATCCCAACCTACTATCACAGGAAAGCTCAAGCCAACGTGGGAAGGCCCATACAGAGTTTCGAGGATCGTCAGCATGGGAACTTATGAGCTCTCACACCTCGACGGTTAG